From a single Vitis vinifera cultivar Pinot Noir 40024 chromosome 18, ASM3070453v1 genomic region:
- the LOC100247819 gene encoding UDP-glycosyltransferase 88F5 translates to MKDAIVLYPAPGIGHLVSMVELGKLILSRYDCEFSIIVLLTTGPFDSPATTSYIDRISQTTSSISFHRFPYLPFTASPTLSRLANMFEFLSLNDYNVPQSLQQLSEASSIRAVILDSFCTSAFPLARGLGIPTYFFTAFSAAALAAILYLPTIHKQTTKSFKDLPTTVFHIPGLPPLLATHMIEPLLDREDRSYHQSLQFSLDLRKCDGVLTNTFDGLEPVALMAITNGECVTDGPSPSVYCIGPLIADAGEDAPTHKHDCLSWLDQQPSRSVVFLCFGSRGSFSREQVKEIANGLERSGERFLWAVKSPPADEKRKEIRDEIVVWDDFDLDDIMPEGFLDRTKDRGMVVKSWVPQVAVLRHQSVGGFVTHCGWNSVLEAVSAGVPMVAWPLHAEQHLNKAVLVENMKMAIGVEQRDGDRFVSGAELERRLKGLMDSEEGRDLRERINKTREMAVEAWREEGSSTTALAKLADIWKHDQGCKLAD, encoded by the coding sequence ATGAAGGATGCAATAGTCCTTTACCCCGCTCCAGGCATTGGCCACTTGGTGTCCATGGTAGAGCTTGGTAAGCTCATTCTTAGCCGCTATGACTGCGAATTCTCCATTATCGTTCTCCTCACAACTGGCCCTTTTGACTCTCCGGCCACCACCTCTTACATCGATCGAATCTCCCAAACCACCTCTTCCATCTCCTTCCACCGCTTCCCTTATCTCCCATTCACCGCATCTCCAACTCTTAGTCGCCTGGCCAACATGTTCGAGTTCCTGAGTCTCAATGATTATAATGTTCCCCAATCTCTCCAGCagctctctgaagcttcttccaTTCGGGCTGTTATACTTGACTCTTTCTGCACTTCAGCTTTTCCCTTGGCTCGTGGCCTTGGAATTCCCACTTATTTCTTCACTGCTTTTTCTGCTGCTGCTCTCGCTGCCATCCTCTACTTGCCAACAATTCACAAACAGACCACCAAGAGCTTCAAAGATCTCCCCACCACTGTTTTTCACATTCCTGGATTGCCTCCACTGCTAGCTACTCACATGATAGAACCACTGCTCGACCGAGAGGACCGGAGTTATCACCAATCGCTACAGTTCTCACTGGATCTACGAAAATGTGATGGGGTTTTGACCAATACGTTTGATGGCCTTGAGCCAGTAGCCCTTATGGCTATTACAAATGGGGAATGCGTTACCGATGGACCAAGTCCATCTGTTTATTGCATTGGACCGTTGATTGCAGATGCTGGTGAAGATGCTCCAACTCATAAGCATGACTGCTTGTCATGGCTGGACCAGCAGCCGAGTAGGAGTGTTGTGTTCCTGTGTTTTGGGAGCCGTGGATCGTTCTCTAGGGAGCAGGTGAAGGAGATAGCTAATGGGTTGGAGAGAAGCGGGGAGAGATTTCTGTGGGCTGTGAAGAGTCCACCAGCGGatgaaaaaaggaaggaaatcAGAGATGAAATTGTGGTGTGGGACGATTTCGATTTGGACGATATCATGCCAGAAGGCTTTTTGGATAGAACCAAGGATAGGGGAATGGTGGTGAAGTCGTGGGTGCCACAAGTGGCAGTGCTCAGACACCAATCAGTGGGTGGATTCGTGACTCATTGCGGGTGGAACTCGGTGTTGGAAGCGGTGTCTGCGGGAGTGCCAATGGTGGCATGGCCTCTCCACGCCGAACAACACCTGAATAAGGCTGTTTTGGTCGAGAATATGAAGATGGCCATTGGTGTGGAGCAGAGAGATGGTGACAGGTTTGTGAGTGGGGCTGAGTTGGAGAGGCGACTCAAAGGGTTGATGGATTCTGAAGAGGGGAGAGATCTGAGAGAGAGAATTAATAAGACCAGAGAGATGGCGGTGGAAGCTTGGAGAGAGGAGGGCTCATCCACTACTGCCCTTGCCAAGTTGGCCGACATCTGGAAGCATGATCAAGGATGCAAGTTGGCCGATTGA